In the genome of Candidatus Lokiarchaeota archaeon, the window AGCGATTCGCAGAAGATAGCCGATAGAGTTTATACCACTGGCGAGTTAGGCAGGGGAACCAAGGAGCAATCCTTGGTAGTCCATGGAAATGATGAATGGACGCTTGTAACTGGATGCGCTCATCCCGGGTTGGAAACCATTCTTGAGAAAGCAGAGGAATTTGGGAAGATTCATTGTGTAATCGGGGGTTTCCATGGTTTCAGTAGGCTCTATGCACTTGAACACATACCACTCATTATTCCCTGCCACTGCACCAGCAAGAAGAAAGAAATCCACGAGTTGTACAAGCTCTCAAGCAAGCGGTGTGGTGCCGGTCTGGATATCGAGGTCTAGGCTAGCTATCGGGTCTTAGCGATGCTGGAATCTCTAACTCATCAGCAACTGTAGTGACAACCTGTCCATCATATACTAATTCTAGAATTTTCAAACCTGCAGCCAAAGTCGACGTGACGCCACCGGCGGTCAGTACATCTCCATCAAGAATCACTCGATCAGCACTCACTTCGCAATACTCGCCAAGCTCATCGCGAACACTATGATGTGTAGATGCTGTTTTGTCGGATAGAATGCCAGCCTTCGCAAGAATCAACGCTCCGGTGCAGACCGATGCAATTGGTTTCTTCTTGCTGAAATTCTGAATTTTCGAGAGAATATCGTCATTTTTCATGACCTCCCTGATTCCACTGCCGCCTGGTACTACTACCAAGTCGTATGAAGAGAAATCCAAGTCCGAAACATGAGGCATCAACAAAAGACCATTGGCACACCGTATTGGTTTCTTTGAAGCTAGGATCTCAACTTCTAGGGGATGACCAGTGTTGAGCAAACCTTCCTCTTCGAGTGTCTTCACACAAGCCAGCACTTCATAGATACCTACGATATCAAGCTCTTCAGCTTCAGGAAATGCAAGAATGCCAACTCTCTGTATGTCCTTCCAATTCATTATTTCTTACCTCCACGAATAAGACGTAGCAGATTACTCACTTAGCTGGGGCACTACATTCCCACTATCCCGAACGATAAGCACATCCATATCAGGACCCAATTTCTCGTATGCCATATCTACAGCTGCTTGCGGAGAAGGCGCTTTTTTCAGATTGATACTTTCAACGGTCTCCTCGCTCATCTCAGTGACCATCCAAAGCTCCTTATTCGCTAGAAAAGGAGGAATTGATCCGATTTTGTGCGCACCCAGTTCATAGTGCTCTTGCATTTCCTCAAATCGCTTGACAAGCCCCTCAACGGAATCGGCACACTGCATCATTTCAGTGTATTCTTCATTTCCGATTCCTCCAGGACAGGCAACCATCAGTGCCATGATGCCTCCATCTCTAACAACATCCTTAGTGTTCTCAAATCCTTTGGCACCTTGATAGAGATCATGATCTAGAGGGGGATAAACAACAGAAAGGAGAAGATCAACCTTATTCTCAATAGAAGGAGCATAGATTTCTTCTGCGAGCTCAGCACCTTTGTAAAGCTGTTTGAATATGTCGCCAGCTACTGCTCCGACGATTCTTCCCTCGCCATCCTGAACAACATTGATACCAAAGGTTGGATAATCATTCACAACCTTCCCAACAGCCTCTTCCATGTCCTCATGGAGAGGGTTACCTTTCAATGCAAGGACGTTTGCCCGTTCATCCAGAGCCATACTGTGATTCCGCTCAACCGTCATGTACTCGGCTATACCGGGTAGAATGCTCTTTCTTCCTCCAGTGTATCCTGCGAAATAATGAGGTTCAATGGAATTGATGGCAATGATAGCATCAAACTCGGTGATTGTCTTGTTGAATTTCAGAGGTGTTCCTCTGCTGGTTTCACCGTAATCCACCATTTCATCGTTCTTGCAATCATGCAGAATAACACGGTCTTTGAGTTCTTCATAGAATTGACCGAGAATCTGTTCACGAAGATCTTTCTCGGTTGGTTTGGCATGAGTTCCACTTGCGACAATAATTTTGAAATCTACATCTTCAAGATAAAGAAGAACAACCTTCAATATCTCGGGAGTGGGTGTTCGCCGGGCGTAGTCATTAACAATTACGAGAAATGAATCGTGAGATGCGATGAATTCCTCAAAAGAGGGTGAATCAATAGGTGATTCCAGGGCGTCGTCCACAATTTGGGCAGGATCCATGTCCACATCCACAGGTTGGGGTTCGACCACTTGTACATCACAGGATTCAGGAATATCTATAGTTGTCTTCTCTCCAGCATAGAGTACGTCAAATTTCAACAAGCTTCACCATGTCTACATCAGTATTTGACAATAATAGTATAGCCAAATGGGAAAAAGAGATTCTCTATCCCACTTGGCTCATTCCTTCAATGCGGAACTAGAAGGAGACTATTTCTGCTTCCCGCAAAGCTACTATGATTATGGAAATTGTAACTACCGCGGCAACCACACCCGCAGTAATGCCAATGAGGGGATAGGTCGCAAGCTGTTTCACAACTACCCCAGTAGATGCCCATATGACTACTAAGCCGAACGCGATGTCTTTTCGCATAAAGAGCATAAGAAGTGTTAACACTAGTGCAACTACCAACATGATAACTGTCAACATCACCTGCGTAGGTATCGGGATTCCTGGAATCAATACATTCAATGCCGAAGCAATACCTGCGATTGTAGCCAAGCTGATCCATCCTAGATAAACACTCACTGGAAGATGTACAGCAAGCATCTGGTTACGAGGAACATCACGTATACCGATACCCAGTCTGACATACATGATAATGAGTGAAATCAACAGGACAACAATTGGAATAACAGCTAGGACAATCTGCTCATAATGGAACAAGAAGATCCAAGATGTGTTTCCAATTGCACCAAGGAGATGGAAGAAACTGATATCCTGAAGATACTGCTCACCTCGTTGATTTGGTCGAGCTTGAAAAACCATGAATACCGCTAACAGGACGTAGATAACGCCCCAGATGGCGAACACGTAGCCTGGTGGCGTGAAAAGATTTGGATACGCGTCAGCTACTTCTCCAGTGGTCACGCCGTTTATCGGCAAAATGTTTGCAAGCGCATCAACGACAAGTGTTGCAACTACCGCAATGATGTTTGTAATCTGTAAGATAATCGGATTAACTCGAGATGACATACTATTAATGTGATAACTATTGTTAATAAACCTACTTGATGGTAAAAAAAGGCCGGCTTTCATCGAGGATTATAGATGCATATTTCATTCAGCCTTGATAGGAGCCCCACAATAGGGACAAAATCGGTCCTCTTCTCTTAACTCAAAACCACAGTACTCACAAGCACGTACGTGTTTGGCCGGGTATTCTGTAACTCTAAGTGGCGTAGAAGTCTTGGTTCCAGTATTTGGATCAAACCAGACATTGGTCTCACCTTTACGTTTTCCTTCCACAATGTGACGCCTGACTTTTTCTTCAGGCAGTCCTGTTTCTTCTGCCGCATCATCTACGCTCTTTGCATCCCCGCGCTCCAGTTCTTCGATTACTCGTGATTGGTTTTGTTGGGATTTGGCTGAAGATCCCAAGAAAGAAATCACTAAGACTGCAATTGGAATTACGAACCAGACAGTTCCGGTCAAAAAGAAAAGGAGGAGTAGCACTGCAATAGGAATCAACACTCCTGCCGTAATCCCTTGTTCTTTCCTCCGTTGTGTTTCGTAAATTGGTTCTTGAATACCCCCAGTCTTGCCAATACGGGAACCCGAGAATGAAGATTTGGCATCAGGCGCCTTCCAATAATCAATATCACTGGCTCTACGAGTAATCTCTCGATCTTTGTGAATGCTTAATGCGAAAACAACTAGAAGTACTACGAGCGGAACGAGAAACCAAACGAAATGTGTGAGCATCATCATGATAAGAAGTACTGCAATGGGAATAGCCAGTCCCCATGGATCATCTTTCTCTCCATGTCCTCTTCTTCTCCTTCTGGGCATGTTGCTATTCTCCATTCACGAGTTTGTGCGCCGTGTAATTGCTAGTCCAGACTGCTTATTGCTCTTTGGGGGATTGGAATGGGTTTCGTTTAGAACAAGTTTCCTCAGATACGAAACATCAAAAGCAGCCACAACAATAACGACATGAGCTGAATCATGTGCAGGAAAAATTGACTGGGCAGCTATCCTCAAAGGAACTTGCTGAACTTAGGAAGTTAAAAATTGTCAGGAAGATGCTCAGAGAATTGAAGAAGAAAGGAAAAAGTGCAGATATACCAATCTGTCCTAACTGTAAGAGCGCTCGCTTGATTCGACTAACCTCTTTTCGTGATCTTGGTTACATCGGCAGTTTCCATCCTGCGTACTACTGCTTGGAATGTGGTTGGTATGGCCGTAATCTCACGCTCATGTCTAATCGAGATATGAAAAATGCGGTGCTGGAAGATTTGCATGAGAACTTCGGCAATCTTCTTGAGAATGATTCCTCGATCTGAATGCTATAGTGATGCATAGTAGTCACAGTGCTCATTGAGGAAACATTTTTCGCAAAGTGGATTTTGGGCCTTACAGATTCCTCGACCATGTTTAACCAAGTTTCTGTTCAATGAAAATACACAATCATGTGGTATTATTTCTTCAAGCACTACGTGTGCCTTCTCCCGCGAAGTGTCCTGATCAATAAGACCAAGGCGCTTTGTTACTCGCCAGACATGGGTGTCAACTGGCAGTGCTGGGCGACCAAACGAGAATAGTAGAATAATCGCTGCTGTCTTCGGGCCAACCCCATGCAAGGAAGTGAGCCAGTTCTTTGCTTCGTCAAGGGGCATGTCATTAAGCAAAGACAGGTCCAATTCTCCGACTCGGCTTTGTATTTTCGCCAACGCGGCCTTGATTCGTTCCGCCTTGATGTTATAGAGACCAGAGCAATTGATGGCTTCGGCCACTTCTTCTTGTGGCGCTTTTAGCAGGAGTTCCCAAGAATCGAAACGTTCTTTCAGGGATTCAAATGCTCTTCTTGAATTAACATCCGTTGTATTCTGGCTCAAAATGGTGAGTATGAGCTCATCGATTGGTGGAAGGCGTCGTTCATGAATAATATCGCCGTAGTTTTCTATCAAAATCCGACATGTATCACGAGCCTTCTGTTTTCGTCTTGGAAAGTCAGGCATCTTTATCACTCCTCGGCTCCAATCTACGCTAGATGATACGAGGGTTTTGTATTATTCTTGACAGAAGTGTGAAATGAGGCAAATTTAGACTGTTGGTTCCTCGGTTTACGTACATGTGCCAATCCTTTTGTTTATTCTATCTTCTTGCTTTTACTGATAACGATGAAGGTGGTCGTCATCTACGAAAGCACAAGAGGAAGAACAGAAGCCATGGCCAAAGCAATTTGTGAAGGTGTTAATTCAAATGGTCAAGAATGCGAAATTGTTAACGCCAAGGACTTCGAAGAATTGAAAGACACTTGTGCTTTGGCGGTAGGCAGTTCAACACGAATGAAAAAGGCACTTCCTCATGTGAGACGATTGCTCGCAGAGATGAAAGATCTTGAAGGAATACCAAGTGCAGCTTTTGGCTCGTATGGGTGGAGCGGGGAGGCCCCAGACACGATTGCTGAAGAACTGAAGAGACTCGGAGGCTCACTTGTTGAAAATCAACCAGTCAAGGCAAAGGAAATGCCTAACAGAAATGAGCTGGAGCTCTGCAAAAATCTAGGCAAAAGACTTGCAGACTCCTGTACGAGCTAACGTGTTTATTCATCTGCTCCAAATGTAGGGTTCACAACCCTTATCATATTCTTGTAGCGACCAGTATCTAGGGATGGCATGAATGGGTTACGTATGGCGATTGACTAAATACGCCCTCAAGCACTGGGGTCATTTCATAGGCTACCTTGCTTGTGCAGGAATTGGCTCACTCTTCAACGTGCTAACGCCCCTCGTACTTGTGAGTATCATCGATGATGTCCTCCCGAGTGCACAATATGAACTAATACTGCCATACGTTTTGATTTACATTACGTTAAGTGGACTCTATGCTGTTTTTGATATCGCTGGAAGGTATGGTGCAGCACTTACCGCTCAGAACGTAATCTATGATTTACGAAGTGAGCTATATGATAGCCTTTTGGAGAAAGACCTCGCATTCTATGATGAAAACGAAACTGGCAAGCTTCTAGCCAGGGTTACCACAGATGTCACAACTATGCGGCATTTCCTGTATTGGGGCTACAGGGTTGTCTTTATTGCTATTGCAACCCTCATAGGAACCTATGCAGTTATGTTCACATTAAGCATCGAGCTGACAATCTACATGCTGCTGGCCCTTCCATTTATTGTGACATTCATCTATCTCTTCGCAAAACGGGTACGACCTGTCTTCTACGAGGCCCGGAGCCAGTATGGTACTCTCAGCTCAGTTTTGTCCGAGAACGTAACAGGCATGAAGGTTGTCAAAGCGTATACAGCAACTGATCGAGAGTATGATAGAGTACAAGAAGAAAATGAGAAGTTCTATGAGACTCGAACTGAAGCTCTTCGACTTCTTTCACTGTACAGACCATTGCTCCCTGCAGTTCTTGGATTAATAACCGGCATTCTCATCTACTATGGAGGGTTCTCTTTCACCCTTGGCGGGATTAGTTATGGCCGTTTTGTTGGTTTTATCAGCTTGGTAAGCATGCTGTATCTTCCTGCCCGATTTCTTAGCTGGGGAGTTGGCATGTATCAAAGAGCGTCAGCATCAGGTGAACGAACATTCTACATTTTGGATCACGAAGACGAGCTGACCGAGCCAGAGGATCCTGTTCGAGTCGAGGACCTTGATGGGAGAGTTGAGTTCGATGGGGTGGATTTCAGCTACGGGGGAGATAACTGGATTCTGCGTGATATCAACCTAAGCGTTGAGCCTGGAAAAACAGTAGCACTTCTAGGTGGAACGGGGTCAGGCAAGACTAGTCTCGTTAACCTCATTCCAAGATTCTATGATGTCGACACGCGCACTACAGTAACTTATGATTGTAAGAAATACGCCGTCGACGAGAATGGAAAGGTGGAAATAGAGGGTGAGACATACACCGTCGAAGGGGACACTGTTGAAATCAAAGGTGAGGAATACCCCGTCAAGATGCCTGGAGCAGTTCGAGTAGATGGCATCGATGTGAGACTCTACTCCTTGGAGGATCTCAGAAGCAACATAGGAATGGTTCATCAAGACCCCTTCCTCTTCTCTGCGTCTGTAAGAGACAACATCGCGTTTGGTAATCCTCAAGCCCCATTGAAAGAGGTCAAAGAGGCAGCAAAAGCAGCAAACATTCATGACTACATCATTACGCTTGAAAACGGATACGATGCTAGGATAGGAGAAAGAGGTGTTACCCTTAGTGGGGGTCAAAAACAGAGGATTGCCATTGCCAGAGCGTTGTTGGCGAATCCGCGAATCTTGATTCTTGACGATTCAACAAGCTCTGTTGACGCTAGGACGGAAATGCTAATCCAAGAAGCGCTAGAGAAACTCATGACCGGGCGGACTACATTCATCATCACCCATAGACTCAGCACCATTCGTAATGCTGACATGATTGTGATGATGGATAGGGGGCGTGTAGTTGAGAAGGGCACTCACAAAGAACTACTAGAGAAGGATGGACTATATGCAGGTTTACATGCTACTCTTAAACAGATGGAGATAGCAGCCCCACGAGCCCAGAGCCCACAAACATCCACCGAAGAAATGGAGGTGACGAGTGGTGGGTAGACGGGCATTACTCTACGAGGATCTAGAACGATCCAACGAATATGAAGACATGACACTCCTCACCCGGATGGTGAGTTATCTTCTTGAGTACAAGGGATATTTCATAGCAACTTGTATTTTCGTTGCTATCAACATCATCGTGAATATCTGGGCACCTTTTGTGCTCAGACATGCAATAGATGTGGATTTCATCAGCGGTGATTTGCAGGCTTTAGCAATGACTGCTTTGTTTTATGTTGTTCTTCGGATAGGCAACTGGCTTTCAAACTATGGCAGTGGTTACCTTACAGCCCTCATGGGACAACGAGCGGTATATTCAGTAAGACAGGAGCTTTTTGGCGAGCTTCAGAAGATGGGGCAAGACTTCTACGATGACTACGAAAGCGGGAGAGTGATTTCGAGACTAACCAACGATGTCGATCGTATGAGTGAGTTCCTCTCAGGTGGCCTTATCAATACGATGGCTCAATTCTTCATAATTTTCGCAATAGGAGGAATCATCTTCACCGTTGATTTTCAGTTGGCGATTGTTTCGCTGGCCGTGGTACCCCTTTTGGGAGGGACAGCCATATTCTTCAGAAAGAAGATGAGGGAAGCGTATCGGAGTAC includes:
- the larA gene encoding nickel-dependent lactate racemase, whose product is MLKFDVLYAGEKTTIDIPESCDVQVVEPQPVDVDMDPAQIVDDALESPIDSPSFEEFIASHDSFLVIVNDYARRTPTPEILKVVLLYLEDVDFKIIVASGTHAKPTEKDLREQILGQFYEELKDRVILHDCKNDEMVDYGETSRGTPLKFNKTITEFDAIIAINSIEPHYFAGYTGGRKSILPGIAEYMTVERNHSMALDERANVLALKGNPLHEDMEEAVGKVVNDYPTFGINVVQDGEGRIVGAVAGDIFKQLYKGAELAEEIYAPSIENKVDLLLSVVYPPLDHDLYQGAKGFENTKDVVRDGGIMALMVACPGGIGNEEYTEMMQCADSVEGLVKRFEEMQEHYELGAHKIGSIPPFLANKELWMVTEMSEETVESINLKKAPSPQAAVDMAYEKLGPDMDVLIVRDSGNVVPQLSE
- a CDS encoding tryptophan-rich sensory protein; amino-acid sequence: MSSRVNPIILQITNIIAVVATLVVDALANILPINGVTTGEVADAYPNLFTPPGYVFAIWGVIYVLLAVFMVFQARPNQRGEQYLQDISFFHLLGAIGNTSWIFLFHYEQIVLAVIPIVVLLISLIIMYVRLGIGIRDVPRNQMLAVHLPVSVYLGWISLATIAGIASALNVLIPGIPIPTQVMLTVIMLVVALVLTLLMLFMRKDIAFGLVVIWASTGVVVKQLATYPLIGITAGVVAAVVTISIIIVALREAEIVSF
- a CDS encoding zinc-ribbon domain-containing protein — protein: MENSNMPRRRRRGHGEKDDPWGLAIPIAVLLIMMMLTHFVWFLVPLVVLLVVFALSIHKDREITRRASDIDYWKAPDAKSSFSGSRIGKTGGIQEPIYETQRRKEQGITAGVLIPIAVLLLLFFLTGTVWFVIPIAVLVISFLGSSAKSQQNQSRVIEELERGDAKSVDDAAEETGLPEEKVRRHIVEGKRKGETNVWFDPNTGTKTSTPLRVTEYPAKHVRACEYCGFELREEDRFCPYCGAPIKAE
- a CDS encoding endonuclease III, giving the protein MPDFPRRKQKARDTCRILIENYGDIIHERRLPPIDELILTILSQNTTDVNSRRAFESLKERFDSWELLLKAPQEEVAEAINCSGLYNIKAERIKAALAKIQSRVGELDLSLLNDMPLDEAKNWLTSLHGVGPKTAAIILLFSFGRPALPVDTHVWRVTKRLGLIDQDTSREKAHVVLEEIIPHDCVFSLNRNLVKHGRGICKAQNPLCEKCFLNEHCDYYASL
- a CDS encoding FprA family A-type flavoprotein, with the translated sequence MKVVVIYESTRGRTEAMAKAICEGVNSNGQECEIVNAKDFEELKDTCALAVGSSTRMKKALPHVRRLLAEMKDLEGIPSAAFGSYGWSGEAPDTIAEELKRLGGSLVENQPVKAKEMPNRNELELCKNLGKRLADSCTS
- a CDS encoding ATP-binding cassette domain-containing protein gives rise to the protein MGYVWRLTKYALKHWGHFIGYLACAGIGSLFNVLTPLVLVSIIDDVLPSAQYELILPYVLIYITLSGLYAVFDIAGRYGAALTAQNVIYDLRSELYDSLLEKDLAFYDENETGKLLARVTTDVTTMRHFLYWGYRVVFIAIATLIGTYAVMFTLSIELTIYMLLALPFIVTFIYLFAKRVRPVFYEARSQYGTLSSVLSENVTGMKVVKAYTATDREYDRVQEENEKFYETRTEALRLLSLYRPLLPAVLGLITGILIYYGGFSFTLGGISYGRFVGFISLVSMLYLPARFLSWGVGMYQRASASGERTFYILDHEDELTEPEDPVRVEDLDGRVEFDGVDFSYGGDNWILRDINLSVEPGKTVALLGGTGSGKTSLVNLIPRFYDVDTRTTVTYDCKKYAVDENGKVEIEGETYTVEGDTVEIKGEEYPVKMPGAVRVDGIDVRLYSLEDLRSNIGMVHQDPFLFSASVRDNIAFGNPQAPLKEVKEAAKAANIHDYIITLENGYDARIGERGVTLSGGQKQRIAIARALLANPRILILDDSTSSVDARTEMLIQEALEKLMTGRTTFIITHRLSTIRNADMIVMMDRGRVVEKGTHKELLEKDGLYAGLHATLKQMEIAAPRAQSPQTSTEEMEVTSGG